The following coding sequences lie in one Variovorax terrae genomic window:
- a CDS encoding intradiol ring-cleavage dioxygenase, producing MRNLNQDTITQAVIARFANTPDPRLKEIMTSLVQHLHAFAREVRLTEEEWSQGIGFLTATGQKCDDKRQEFILLSDTLGLSMLTVAMNNDKPQGCTEATVFGPFHVAGAPHYEHGDDVANGAKGEPCLVHGRVLGLDGRPVAGATIEVWQADADGHYDVQYQGLEQHRARGVLESGADGGFHFRTIVAEAYPIPTDGPVGEMLRATARHPWRPAHLHFMIKAAGYETLVTHVFRDGGPYLDSDAVFGVRQSLVADWKPLADGSYSLDFDFVLAPEKN from the coding sequence GTGCGCAATCTCAACCAGGACACCATCACCCAGGCCGTGATCGCCCGGTTCGCCAACACGCCCGATCCGCGCCTGAAGGAGATCATGACCAGCCTGGTGCAGCACCTGCACGCCTTCGCGCGCGAGGTCCGGCTGACCGAGGAGGAGTGGTCCCAGGGCATCGGGTTTCTCACCGCCACCGGCCAGAAGTGCGACGACAAGCGCCAGGAGTTCATCCTGCTCTCCGACACGCTGGGCCTGTCCATGCTCACCGTGGCCATGAACAACGACAAGCCCCAGGGCTGCACCGAGGCCACGGTGTTCGGGCCGTTCCACGTGGCGGGCGCGCCGCACTACGAGCATGGCGACGACGTGGCCAATGGCGCCAAGGGCGAGCCCTGCCTGGTGCACGGCCGGGTGCTGGGCCTGGACGGCCGGCCGGTGGCCGGCGCCACCATCGAAGTCTGGCAGGCCGATGCCGACGGTCACTACGACGTGCAGTACCAGGGGCTGGAGCAGCACCGCGCGCGCGGCGTGCTCGAGTCCGGCGCGGACGGCGGCTTCCACTTCCGGACCATCGTGGCCGAGGCCTACCCGATCCCCACCGACGGGCCGGTCGGCGAGATGCTGCGCGCCACCGCGCGCCATCCGTGGCGGCCCGCGCACCTGCATTTCATGATCAAGGCCGCCGGCTACGAAACGCTGGTCACCCATGTGTTCCGCGACGGCGGCCCCTACCTGGATTCCGACGCCGTGTTCGGCGTGCGCCAGTCGCTGGTGGCCGACTGGAAACCACTGGCGGATGGAAGCTACAGCCTCGATTTCGACTTTGTCCTTGCCCCTGAAAAAAACTGA
- a CDS encoding tripartite tricarboxylate transporter substrate binding protein, which yields MNPSHPTRRATPSRRRLLAIPAAVLALALPFAAAAQAYPSRPIKIVVPFAAGGSTDALARIVGQQLAERMKQPVTIDNRPGAAGAIGADAVAKSPPDGYTLLMATSSTHAVLPHLRPLPYDALRDFTPVAEIGTAPNVLVVSPALNVTTLAQLVQLERAKSGRMSFSSSGNGTITHLIGESFTQIAGFKATHVPYKTGVQALTDIGSGQVDFAFDSIVWTLPQSKAGKVRALAITSAKRSPLAPDLPTVAESGFPGFEGTTWFGFMGPKGLPAAITAELNRQIGQILADPAVRKQFEGQGAEPGAGSADDFSRMVRADSARWAKVIASGNIKLD from the coding sequence TTGAACCCCTCTCATCCCACCCGGCGTGCGACGCCTTCCAGGCGCCGGCTGCTCGCCATTCCCGCGGCTGTGCTGGCGCTGGCCCTGCCGTTCGCGGCGGCCGCGCAGGCCTATCCCTCGCGGCCGATCAAGATCGTGGTGCCGTTCGCGGCCGGCGGCAGCACCGACGCCCTGGCCCGCATCGTCGGCCAGCAGCTGGCCGAGCGCATGAAGCAGCCCGTCACCATCGACAACCGGCCGGGCGCGGCCGGCGCCATCGGCGCCGACGCCGTGGCCAAGTCGCCGCCCGACGGCTACACCCTGCTCATGGCCACCAGCAGCACGCATGCCGTGCTGCCGCACCTGCGGCCGCTGCCCTATGACGCGCTGCGCGATTTCACGCCGGTGGCCGAGATCGGTACCGCGCCCAATGTGCTGGTCGTGAGCCCCGCGCTCAACGTGACCACGCTGGCGCAGCTGGTGCAGCTCGAAAGAGCCAAGAGCGGCCGCATGTCCTTTTCCTCCAGCGGCAACGGCACCATCACCCACCTGATCGGCGAATCGTTCACGCAGATCGCGGGCTTCAAGGCCACGCACGTGCCCTACAAGACGGGCGTGCAGGCGCTCACCGACATCGGCAGCGGCCAGGTCGACTTCGCCTTCGACAGCATCGTCTGGACACTGCCGCAGTCCAAGGCCGGCAAGGTGCGTGCGCTCGCCATCACCAGCGCGAAGCGCTCGCCGCTGGCACCGGACCTGCCGACGGTGGCCGAGAGCGGTTTCCCGGGTTTCGAGGGCACGACCTGGTTCGGCTTCATGGGGCCCAAGGGCCTGCCCGCGGCCATCACGGCCGAGCTCAACCGGCAGATCGGGCAGATCCTGGCCGACCCCGCCGTCCGCAAGCAGTTCGAAGGCCAGGGCGCGGAGCCGGGCGCCGGATCGGCGGACGATTTCTCCCGCATGGTGCGGGCCGACAGCGCGCGCTGGGCGAAAGTGATCGCCAGCGGCAACATCAAACTGGACTGA
- a CDS encoding isocitrate lyase/PEP mutase family protein, whose translation MQTSTSPQTFRSLVASERPLVLPGAHDALSALLIKQAGFKAYFIGGFPLVGVRYGVPDIGLVALGEISAGVRDIMAVSDLPALVDVDNGYGDVKNVIYSVQAYERMGAQALFFEDQVSPKRCGHIAGKELLSCEDMEARIRAAAENRLNKDTFIIARTDAREVYSMDEALRRGERYARAGADGIFIEAPESVEELARVGEALKGIPLMANMLEGGRTPILRPAELEALGFRIVIYGISLLMRITRTMQLALDDIKSGELKLVGTGVGFEEYKRIVDFPRWAALEDRYAPARNADKSRSTP comes from the coding sequence ATGCAGACTTCGACTTCTCCTCAGACTTTCCGCTCGCTGGTGGCGAGCGAGCGCCCGCTGGTGCTGCCGGGCGCGCACGACGCGCTGTCGGCCCTGCTCATCAAGCAGGCGGGCTTCAAGGCGTATTTCATCGGTGGCTTCCCGCTAGTGGGCGTGCGCTATGGTGTGCCGGACATCGGCCTGGTGGCGCTCGGCGAAATCTCGGCCGGCGTGCGCGACATCATGGCGGTGTCGGACCTGCCCGCGCTGGTGGACGTGGACAACGGCTACGGCGACGTGAAGAACGTCATCTACTCGGTGCAGGCCTACGAGCGCATGGGCGCGCAGGCGCTGTTCTTCGAAGACCAGGTCTCGCCCAAGCGCTGCGGGCACATCGCGGGCAAGGAGCTGCTGTCCTGCGAGGACATGGAGGCGCGCATCCGCGCCGCCGCCGAGAACCGGCTGAACAAGGACACCTTCATCATCGCGCGCACCGATGCGCGCGAGGTCTACAGCATGGACGAGGCGCTGCGGCGCGGCGAGCGCTATGCGCGCGCCGGCGCCGACGGCATCTTCATCGAGGCGCCCGAGTCGGTCGAGGAACTGGCCCGCGTGGGCGAGGCCTTGAAGGGCATTCCGCTCATGGCCAACATGCTCGAAGGCGGGCGCACGCCCATCCTGCGGCCGGCGGAGCTGGAGGCGCTGGGCTTTCGCATCGTCATCTACGGCATCTCGCTGCTCATGCGCATCACGCGCACCATGCAGCTCGCCCTCGACGACATCAAGAGCGGCGAGCTCAAGCTGGTCGGCACGGGCGTGGGCTTCGAGGAGTACAAACGCATCGTCGACTTCCCGCGCTGGGCCGCCCTGGAGGACCGCTATGCGCCCGCCAGGAACGCCGACAAATCCAGGAGCACGCCATGA
- a CDS encoding YciI family protein — MIYALYLVDRPDGAELRQRVRPAHKDYLAKMAGRIAFAGPLVADDGQAMVGSLLAIDFESREAAQAWIADEPFTKAGLYASTAVHGFVNLWPQKAGFPPAP; from the coding sequence ATGATCTACGCGCTGTATCTGGTCGACCGGCCGGATGGCGCCGAGCTGCGCCAGCGCGTGCGGCCTGCGCACAAGGACTACCTGGCGAAGATGGCCGGGCGCATCGCCTTCGCCGGCCCGCTCGTGGCCGACGACGGGCAGGCGATGGTGGGCAGCCTGCTGGCCATCGACTTCGAATCGCGCGAAGCCGCGCAGGCCTGGATCGCGGACGAGCCGTTCACCAAGGCCGGCCTGTATGCCTCCACGGCCGTCCATGGCTTCGTGAACCTGTGGCCGCAGAAGGCGGGTTTTCCGCCTGCGCCCTGA
- a CDS encoding Dabb family protein, with translation MVKHIVMWNVRGGSPGERERNIALLRQSFNGLRGRIPGLLHLELGVDTSGVDYACDVVLYSEFDSQAALDAYATHPEHLRVKQVLGDLRVARHQVDYPAPVTLS, from the coding sequence ATCGTCAAGCACATCGTCATGTGGAACGTGCGCGGCGGCTCGCCCGGCGAGCGCGAGCGCAACATCGCGCTGCTGCGGCAGAGCTTTAATGGCCTGCGCGGGCGCATCCCGGGCCTGCTGCACCTGGAGCTGGGCGTGGACACGAGCGGCGTGGACTACGCCTGCGACGTGGTGCTGTATTCCGAATTCGACTCGCAGGCCGCGCTCGACGCCTACGCCACGCACCCCGAGCACCTGCGCGTGAAGCAGGTGCTGGGCGACCTGCGCGTGGCGCGCCACCAGGTCGATTACCCGGCTCCCGTTACCCTCTCTTGA
- a CDS encoding nuclear transport factor 2 family protein, with protein MSDTLHDELLIRQLVERWAVWRDAGDWARFATVWHPEGVMMATWFQGPFAEFIRVTQEGWAKGVSILHFLGGSAIEVAGERAIAQTKMTISQRGLVEGDNGPVLCDVVCTGRFYDFVQKHEGEWKLLHRQPIYEKDRIDPVDPAATLSLDARALAAFPEGYRHLAYIQTRIGYQVKLDMPMLKGPVVDELYRRGARWLAGGALER; from the coding sequence ATGTCCGACACCCTGCACGATGAACTGCTGATCCGCCAGCTCGTGGAGCGCTGGGCCGTCTGGCGCGACGCCGGCGACTGGGCGCGCTTCGCCACCGTCTGGCACCCCGAGGGCGTGATGATGGCCACCTGGTTCCAGGGGCCGTTCGCGGAGTTCATCCGCGTCACGCAGGAAGGCTGGGCCAAGGGCGTGAGCATCCTGCACTTCCTGGGCGGCTCGGCCATCGAGGTGGCGGGCGAGCGCGCCATCGCCCAGACCAAGATGACGATCTCGCAGCGCGGCCTGGTCGAGGGTGACAACGGCCCGGTCCTGTGCGACGTGGTCTGCACCGGCCGCTTCTACGATTTCGTACAGAAGCACGAGGGCGAGTGGAAGCTGCTGCACCGCCAGCCGATCTACGAGAAGGACCGCATCGACCCGGTGGACCCGGCCGCCACGCTGAGCCTGGACGCGCGGGCCCTGGCCGCGTTCCCCGAAGGCTACCGGCACCTGGCCTACATCCAGACGCGCATCGGCTACCAGGTCAAGCTCGACATGCCCATGCTCAAGGGGCCGGTGGTCGATGAGCTG